One part of the Tistrella bauzanensis genome encodes these proteins:
- a CDS encoding non-ribosomal peptide synthetase yields MAVGGVTGAERVLIDLEGHGRDLEISAPGLTGLDVSRTVGWFTSRYPVAIAVGGEWAAVLADTRQRLRAVPDHGIRFGMLPADAQAAMPVADIGFNYLGRIDLGVAAGDCFTLAGEAPGRSIAEGLRFSDHKLAVDAKISGGRLSVSWRSDGAVADDAALAGLSDRFATALRALIDHGLHGRPLAVPADFPLAGLDAPALARLDVALDAVEDIYPATALQQGLLFHSAGDGTGLYLNQLHLTLEPDADCARLVAAWERAVDRHPILRTGFDWRHGGSAMQVVRRRAGLPVRHHHWQAADQSAHDHRLVAWCAEDRAAGIDVTTAPLMRLALFSRPDGGHDLIWTSHHALSDGWSLARFMAEIVADYDATSRDEAPVLPPVPPYRDYVAWTQRQPDPEPWWRAQIARVDEPARLGSWITGPADRQGSFTLETPLDAAQTERLRVVAAAANVTVNTLVQGAWALLLARFGARDQVVFGVTVSGRPADLPGADRMLGLFINSLPLWVDLDPARRLDDWLRDLQAMNGALRAVEATPLGAVQRWSGLSGDALFDSLLVFENYPVEAGLRSSGLGAVTRRVAMAERTHYPLTLAAIPGDRLELRWGIDGSRIDRQTAGDIARDFVDLLDRMPAMMTGQGLMTGRGLMTGQALGGIGLRSAAGAILGGALPASAAFRPVTSQISAQALRRPAATALVCEGRAIGYATLDAWANRIAQALLDRGTPGEARPEDRREDRVGLAVTRGPAMVAGLLGIMKAGATVVPMDPDYPAARLADMLDDANIRRIVADDASRRRLAAVLGDRLVINPEAAVDLVSEAVPAIDRVMHPVGLAYVIHTSGSTGRPKGVAVPHGALALHVDAYADRMGLTDADRVLQLSTVNFDAAFEQLLPVLCRGGTVVLRGPAMWEFATLNTRLANDRVTLAYLPTGYWRQWLRTLPADLAAGLPDLRLVTVGGEALAGDALAAWRAGPLGHLPFLNTYGPTEATITATGHAPAQADDALAAVPIGRPWPGRHLLVVDASGNPVPAGAVGELCIGGDALARGYHGRPGLTAERFVPDDSGPVGGRLYRTGDLVRLGRDGVIGFLGRIDAQIKLRGFRIETGEIEAVLRAVDGVRDAVAGLTGPADSRRLVAHVAGDAGVETLTAALAARLPEHMRPQAIMVMDALPLLPNGKIDRKALPEPDVMPAAVVAPRTPTEQTLLDIWQAVLGRRDFGVTDSFFDLGGDSILSLQLVARAREAGLAVTPRQVFAHPQIDGLAMVVQPLDPVVGHAIAQDFSDLRAVLADLGENFQAIDDVYPATPLQQGLLFHARIGARDGLYVNQLRLTIDGALDPDALEAAWQAAIDRHPVLRTRFEWRHGGDALQVVQRRAALVIGRDDWMAADVVEHDTRLAAWCAEDVARGFDLTRAPLMRLNLFQRPDGGQDLVWTMHHVITDGWSTARLLREIATDYAARLTGGTADLPVPPPYRDYVAWLAAQPSPEGWWRAQAARIADPATLTAALAPADPSAGLPDDGDDDLRVVLDADVSGRLVALARRAGVTLNTVVQGAWALLLARLGGRDQVAFGVTVAGRPAGLAGAEAMQGLFINSLPLFVDLPASISLGDWLRDLQGLNAYLRQYEQSSLADVQRWTGRSGDALFDSLVVFENYPVDAGLAAMAFGGRLRASETIERTHYPLTLSVAPGETIALGFGYDPARLDAARVAWLARGFGQLLDRMGAGDDPAIGAIALAHDLKPAQVPVVAPFRDVVGRIAMAAAARPDAVAVACEGHMLRYGALQAVSGAVARRLLAEGLAADDVVGLCVGRGPALVAGFVGILAGGGAVLALDPDLPDTRLQDMLDDAGVRLLVVDEAGGARLAALAAGRLLVAIAAAAAGDGGDTSLPVLPAPLPAQLAYVIYTSGSTGRPKGVGVAHGALAVHVDDYIDRFGLTLDDRVLQLSTLGFDAAVEQILPALTVGARVVMRGADLWSPEQVTRRLRDDGVTLAYLPTGYWRAWQTAVTGPLPALRQVATGGEALPGAALDAWFAGPLASVPFDNTYGPTEAVVTVSGHRVRPGDAMAVAVAIGAIWPGRVARILDAHGNDVPDGGQGELCLGGPALARGYLGRAGLTAERFVPDEAGTPGARLYRSGDLARRRADGTIDFLGRMDGQIKLRGFRIEPGEVEAAMRRHAGVADAVVVLTGAETPRLVGYVTGSADPAAVKAALATQLPAHMVPQAIMALPALPLTPAGKLDWRALPDPDPAPVAAALPPRDVMEARLLAVWQAVLGRADFGVSDDFFDLGGDSILSLQLVSRARKAGLVLTPRQVFEHPRIQEQAAVAGLAGGVDTATEVTGRDLPLTPIQAGFFERYPEGPSHWNQAVLLAVTGVLDDAALAIALAAVVCRHDALRLRFTIGDDRRWSQRVVPAADAEACDLLIVREIDDDPATLDAAGDAVQASLDIGHGPVLRAGLFRRAGGDRLLIAIHHLAVDGVSWRVLLGDLEQAYAAAASGREPALAPVGTPWSRWVLAQRRYGEAPALTQELGWWQNQLSGAVAVLPDTRSGESLQHDWLLDETTTARLINDVPRRYRIGVDEVLLASLVRTLGDAHGLAAGTRLLIGLEGHGREDVIDGVDLSRTVGWFTTRFTIAPAVAGPPEALLSGVKASLRAVPQKGLHPGLLRLSDDPEIAAAARALPEAAVGFNYLGRFDEAGSGDMSGAAASRFSFTREAAGRAVVSTSGMAHGLELNAMVAGGRLSVSWRHDTGVLDRADVAALAAAFGRHLTALIDHCLTHDPKATPQDFDIDIDQDALDDLLAEIDG; encoded by the coding sequence ATGGCGGTCGGTGGCGTCACCGGAGCCGAACGGGTGCTGATCGACCTGGAAGGTCATGGCCGCGATCTGGAGATATCGGCGCCGGGCCTGACCGGACTGGATGTCAGCCGCACCGTGGGCTGGTTCACCAGCCGCTATCCGGTGGCGATCGCTGTGGGCGGCGAGTGGGCTGCGGTGCTGGCCGATACCCGCCAGCGCCTGCGTGCCGTGCCGGATCACGGCATTCGCTTCGGCATGCTGCCGGCCGATGCCCAGGCGGCGATGCCTGTGGCCGATATCGGCTTCAACTATCTGGGCCGGATCGATCTTGGGGTGGCGGCCGGTGACTGCTTCACGCTGGCGGGCGAGGCGCCGGGCCGGAGCATTGCCGAGGGATTGCGGTTCAGCGACCACAAGCTTGCCGTCGATGCGAAGATCAGCGGCGGCCGGCTGTCGGTGTCGTGGCGGTCGGATGGCGCGGTGGCGGATGACGCGGCCCTGGCCGGGCTGTCCGATCGTTTCGCGACGGCGCTGCGGGCGCTGATCGACCATGGGCTGCATGGCCGGCCGCTGGCGGTGCCGGCCGATTTCCCACTGGCCGGGCTCGATGCCCCGGCGCTTGCGCGGCTGGATGTGGCGCTGGATGCGGTGGAAGACATCTATCCGGCAACCGCCCTGCAACAGGGGCTGCTGTTCCACAGCGCCGGTGACGGCACCGGCCTGTATCTCAACCAGTTGCATCTGACCCTTGAACCGGATGCCGACTGCGCGCGGCTGGTGGCGGCCTGGGAGCGGGCGGTGGATCGCCACCCGATCCTGCGCACGGGCTTCGACTGGCGCCATGGCGGTTCCGCCATGCAGGTGGTGCGGCGGCGGGCAGGCCTGCCGGTCAGGCATCATCACTGGCAGGCGGCCGATCAGTCGGCCCATGACCATCGGCTGGTGGCCTGGTGTGCGGAGGATCGCGCGGCCGGGATCGACGTCACCACGGCACCCTTGATGCGGCTGGCCCTGTTCAGCCGGCCCGATGGCGGCCATGACCTGATCTGGACCAGCCATCACGCCTTGAGCGATGGCTGGAGTCTGGCGCGGTTCATGGCCGAGATCGTCGCCGATTACGATGCCACCAGCCGTGACGAGGCGCCGGTTCTGCCGCCGGTGCCGCCCTATCGCGATTACGTCGCCTGGACGCAGCGCCAGCCCGATCCCGAGCCCTGGTGGCGGGCGCAGATCGCGCGGGTGGACGAACCGGCCCGGCTGGGGAGCTGGATAACCGGGCCCGCGGACCGCCAAGGGTCATTTACATTGGAAACCCCGCTCGATGCGGCGCAGACCGAACGGCTGCGCGTGGTGGCGGCTGCCGCCAATGTCACCGTCAACACGCTGGTGCAGGGCGCCTGGGCGCTGCTGCTGGCGCGCTTCGGCGCGCGCGATCAGGTGGTGTTCGGCGTGACGGTGTCGGGCCGTCCCGCCGATCTGCCGGGCGCCGACCGGATGCTGGGCCTGTTCATCAACAGCCTGCCGCTGTGGGTGGATCTGGACCCGGCGCGGCGGCTGGATGACTGGCTGCGCGATCTTCAGGCCATGAACGGTGCACTGCGGGCGGTGGAGGCAACGCCGCTGGGTGCCGTGCAGCGCTGGTCGGGACTGAGCGGCGACGCATTGTTCGACAGCCTGCTGGTGTTCGAGAATTATCCGGTGGAAGCGGGCCTGCGGTCATCGGGCCTGGGGGCCGTCACCCGGCGGGTGGCGATGGCCGAACGGACCCATTATCCGCTGACACTCGCGGCCATTCCGGGGGACCGGCTGGAACTGCGCTGGGGCATCGATGGCAGCCGCATCGACCGGCAGACCGCCGGGGATATCGCCCGCGATTTCGTCGACCTGCTCGACCGGATGCCGGCGATGATGACCGGGCAGGGGCTGATGACCGGGCGGGGGCTGATGACCGGGCAGGCGTTGGGCGGAATCGGGCTGCGATCGGCGGCCGGTGCCATCCTTGGTGGCGCTCTGCCGGCATCGGCGGCATTCCGTCCGGTCACCAGCCAGATTTCCGCACAGGCATTGCGGCGGCCGGCGGCAACCGCACTGGTGTGCGAGGGCCGGGCGATCGGCTATGCGACGCTGGATGCCTGGGCCAACCGGATCGCGCAGGCGCTGCTGGACAGGGGCACCCCAGGCGAAGCGCGACCCGAAGACCGCCGCGAGGACCGGGTGGGTCTGGCGGTCACCCGTGGCCCGGCGATGGTGGCGGGGCTGCTGGGCATTATGAAAGCCGGTGCCACGGTGGTGCCGATGGACCCGGATTATCCGGCCGCACGGCTGGCCGATATGCTGGATGATGCGAATATCCGGCGGATCGTCGCCGATGATGCCAGCCGCCGGCGTCTGGCGGCGGTGCTGGGCGACCGGCTGGTGATCAACCCTGAGGCGGCGGTGGATCTGGTATCGGAGGCTGTACCCGCGATCGACCGGGTGATGCACCCGGTCGGGCTTGCCTATGTCATCCACACCTCCGGATCGACCGGCCGGCCAAAGGGGGTTGCTGTGCCGCATGGCGCGCTGGCGCTGCATGTCGATGCCTATGCCGACCGGATGGGCCTGACCGACGCCGACCGGGTGCTTCAACTCTCGACGGTCAACTTCGATGCGGCCTTCGAACAGCTTCTGCCGGTGCTGTGCCGTGGCGGTACCGTGGTGCTGCGCGGCCCCGCGATGTGGGAATTCGCCACGCTCAACACCCGGCTCGCCAATGACCGGGTGACCCTGGCCTATCTGCCGACCGGCTATTGGCGGCAATGGCTGCGGACGCTGCCGGCGGATCTCGCTGCCGGCCTGCCCGATCTGCGGCTGGTCACCGTGGGTGGCGAGGCGCTGGCCGGCGATGCGCTGGCGGCATGGCGCGCCGGCCCGCTGGGGCATCTGCCGTTCCTGAACACCTATGGCCCGACCGAGGCCACGATCACCGCGACCGGCCATGCGCCGGCACAGGCGGATGACGCCCTGGCGGCGGTGCCGATCGGCCGGCCCTGGCCCGGCCGGCATCTGCTGGTGGTGGATGCCAGCGGCAACCCCGTGCCGGCGGGGGCTGTGGGCGAATTGTGCATCGGCGGCGATGCCCTGGCGCGCGGCTATCATGGCCGGCCCGGGCTGACCGCCGAACGCTTCGTGCCCGACGACAGCGGCCCCGTCGGCGGCCGGCTGTATCGCACCGGCGATCTGGTGCGGCTGGGCCGGGATGGCGTGATCGGCTTCCTGGGCCGGATCGATGCCCAGATCAAGCTGCGCGGTTTCCGGATCGAGACCGGCGAGATCGAGGCGGTGCTGCGCGCGGTGGATGGCGTGCGCGATGCCGTGGCCGGGTTGACCGGCCCGGCGGACAGCCGCCGGCTGGTGGCCCATGTCGCGGGTGATGCCGGCGTCGAGACCCTGACGGCGGCGCTGGCGGCACGGCTGCCCGAGCATATGCGGCCGCAGGCGATCATGGTCATGGACGCCCTGCCGCTGCTGCCGAACGGCAAAATCGACCGCAAGGCGCTGCCGGAACCGGATGTCATGCCGGCGGCGGTGGTGGCACCGCGGACCCCGACGGAACAGACCCTGCTCGACATCTGGCAGGCGGTTCTGGGGCGGCGGGATTTCGGCGTCACCGACAGCTTCTTCGATCTGGGTGGCGACTCGATCCTCAGCCTGCAACTGGTGGCGCGGGCGCGTGAAGCAGGCCTTGCGGTGACGCCGCGTCAGGTGTTCGCGCATCCGCAGATCGACGGTCTGGCCATGGTCGTGCAGCCGCTCGACCCGGTGGTTGGCCACGCTATCGCGCAGGATTTCAGTGACCTGCGGGCGGTTCTGGCCGATCTGGGTGAGAACTTCCAGGCGATCGACGATGTCTATCCGGCGACACCGCTGCAACAGGGGCTGCTGTTCCATGCCCGGATCGGCGCCCGCGACGGGCTCTATGTCAACCAGTTGCGGCTGACCATCGATGGCGCATTGGACCCGGACGCCCTGGAGGCGGCATGGCAGGCGGCGATCGATCGCCATCCGGTGCTGCGCACCCGGTTCGAATGGCGCCATGGCGGCGACGCGTTGCAGGTGGTGCAGCGCCGGGCGGCGCTGGTGATCGGCCGCGACGACTGGATGGCCGCGGATGTGGTGGAACACGATACCCGGCTGGCGGCGTGGTGCGCCGAGGATGTGGCGCGCGGCTTCGACCTGACCCGGGCGCCGCTGATGCGGCTGAACCTGTTCCAGCGGCCCGATGGCGGCCAGGATCTGGTCTGGACCATGCACCATGTCATCACCGATGGCTGGAGCACGGCGCGGCTGCTGCGCGAGATCGCCACGGATTATGCCGCCCGGCTGACAGGCGGCACCGCCGATCTGCCGGTGCCGCCGCCCTATCGCGACTATGTCGCGTGGCTGGCGGCACAGCCTTCGCCCGAGGGCTGGTGGCGGGCACAGGCGGCGCGGATCGCCGATCCGGCGACGCTGACCGCGGCCCTGGCGCCGGCCGATCCGTCGGCGGGGCTTCCCGATGACGGCGACGATGATCTGCGCGTCGTGCTGGACGCGGATGTCAGCGGCCGGCTGGTGGCCCTGGCGCGCCGGGCCGGGGTGACGTTGAACACCGTGGTTCAAGGCGCCTGGGCGCTGCTGCTGGCACGGTTGGGTGGCCGTGATCAGGTGGCATTCGGCGTGACCGTGGCCGGGCGGCCGGCAGGGCTTGCCGGGGCGGAGGCGATGCAGGGCCTGTTCATCAACAGCCTGCCGCTGTTCGTGGATCTGCCGGCATCGATATCACTTGGCGACTGGCTGCGCGATCTTCAGGGGCTGAATGCCTATCTGCGGCAATATGAGCAGTCATCGCTGGCCGATGTGCAGCGCTGGACCGGGCGCAGCGGAGACGCCCTGTTCGACAGTCTGGTGGTGTTCGAGAATTATCCGGTCGATGCCGGGCTGGCGGCCATGGCCTTTGGCGGCCGGCTGCGGGCCAGCGAGACCATCGAGCGCACCCATTATCCCCTGACCCTGTCGGTGGCGCCGGGCGAGACCATCGCCCTGGGCTTCGGCTACGACCCTGCCCGGCTCGACGCGGCGCGGGTGGCCTGGCTGGCGCGCGGGTTTGGCCAGCTCCTGGACCGGATGGGCGCCGGCGACGACCCGGCGATCGGCGCGATCGCGCTGGCGCACGACCTGAAGCCGGCGCAGGTGCCGGTGGTGGCACCGTTCCGCGACGTCGTGGGCCGGATCGCCATGGCGGCGGCCGCCCGGCCCGATGCAGTTGCGGTTGCCTGCGAAGGCCACATGCTGCGCTATGGCGCGCTTCAGGCGGTGAGCGGCGCGGTTGCCCGGCGCCTGCTGGCGGAGGGCCTCGCGGCCGACGATGTCGTGGGCTTGTGTGTCGGCCGCGGTCCGGCGCTGGTGGCGGGCTTCGTCGGCATTCTGGCCGGGGGTGGTGCCGTGCTGGCCCTGGACCCGGATCTGCCCGACACCCGGCTTCAGGACATGCTGGATGATGCCGGTGTCCGGCTGCTGGTGGTGGATGAGGCGGGCGGTGCGCGGCTGGCGGCACTGGCCGCCGGCCGGCTGCTGGTCGCCATCGCCGCCGCCGCCGCCGGCGATGGCGGGGACACGAGCCTGCCGGTTCTGCCGGCACCGCTGCCGGCGCAGCTTGCCTATGTGATCTATACCTCGGGCTCGACCGGGCGCCCGAAAGGCGTCGGCGTCGCGCATGGGGCATTGGCGGTGCATGTCGACGACTATATCGACCGCTTCGGCCTGACGCTCGACGACCGGGTTCTGCAACTGTCGACGCTGGGCTTCGACGCGGCGGTAGAACAGATCCTGCCGGCGCTGACGGTGGGCGCGCGGGTGGTGATGCGCGGCGCCGATCTGTGGTCGCCCGAACAGGTCACCCGGCGGCTGCGCGACGACGGCGTGACGCTGGCTTATCTGCCGACCGGCTATTGGCGGGCATGGCAGACGGCGGTGACCGGGCCGCTGCCGGCATTGCGCCAGGTGGCGACGGGTGGCGAGGCCCTGCCGGGTGCGGCCCTCGACGCCTGGTTCGCGGGGCCGCTGGCCAGCGTGCCCTTCGACAACACCTATGGCCCGACCGAGGCCGTGGTGACGGTGAGTGGCCATCGGGTGCGGCCGGGCGATGCCATGGCGGTGGCGGTCGCCATCGGCGCGATCTGGCCGGGCCGGGTGGCGCGGATCCTCGATGCCCATGGCAATGACGTGCCCGATGGCGGGCAGGGCGAATTGTGCCTGGGCGGGCCGGCGCTGGCGCGGGGCTATCTGGGCCGCGCCGGGCTGACGGCGGAACGCTTCGTGCCGGACGAGGCCGGCACGCCGGGCGCGCGGCTGTATCGCAGCGGCGATCTGGCGCGGCGGCGGGCGGATGGCACGATCGATTTCCTGGGCCGGATGGATGGGCAGATCAAGCTGCGCGGCTTCCGGATCGAACCGGGCGAGGTCGAGGCGGCAATGCGCCGTCATGCCGGGGTCGCCGATGCCGTGGTGGTGCTGACCGGGGCCGAGACGCCGCGGCTGGTGGGCTATGTCACTGGCTCGGCCGATCCGGCGGCCGTGAAGGCGGCGCTGGCGACCCAACTGCCGGCCCATATGGTGCCGCAGGCGATCATGGCCCTGCCGGCGCTGCCGCTGACACCTGCCGGCAAGCTGGACTGGCGGGCGCTGCCCGACCCCGATCCGGCGCCGGTGGCGGCAGCCCTGCCGCCCCGCGATGTGATGGAGGCGCGGCTTCTGGCGGTGTGGCAGGCGGTGCTGGGCCGCGCGGATTTCGGGGTCAGCGATGACTTCTTCGATCTGGGCGGTGATTCGATCCTCAGCCTGCAACTGGTGTCACGGGCCCGCAAGGCAGGGCTGGTGCTGACCCCGCGGCAGGTGTTCGAACATCCGCGCATCCAGGAGCAGGCGGCGGTCGCCGGTCTGGCGGGCGGTGTCGATACCGCAACCGAGGTCACCGGCCGGGACTTGCCGCTGACACCGATCCAGGCCGGGTTCTTCGAGCGCTATCCCGAAGGGCCGTCGCATTGGAATCAGGCGGTGCTGCTGGCGGTGACCGGCGTATTGGACGATGCGGCGCTCGCCATTGCCCTGGCGGCGGTGGTGTGCCGGCATGATGCGCTGCGGCTGCGCTTCACAATCGGCGACGACCGGCGCTGGTCGCAGCGCGTGGTGCCGGCGGCCGATGCCGAGGCCTGTGATCTGCTGATCGTCCGGGAGATCGACGATGATCCGGCAACGCTGGATGCGGCGGGGGATGCGGTTCAGGCCAGCCTGGATATCGGCCATGGCCCCGTCTTGCGCGCCGGGTTGTTCCGTCGTGCCGGCGGCGACCGGCTGCTGATCGCCATTCATCATCTGGCGGTCGACGGGGTGTCGTGGCGGGTGCTGCTGGGCGATCTGGAACAGGCCTATGCGGCGGCCGCGAGCGGCCGGGAGCCGGCGCTGGCGCCGGTTGGCACGCCCTGGAGCCGCTGGGTTCTGGCGCAGCGCCGCTATGGCGAGGCACCGGCGCTGACACAGGAACTGGGCTGGTGGCAGAACCAGTTGAGCGGCGCCGTGGCGGTTCTGCCCGATACCCGCAGTGGTGAAAGCCTGCAGCATGACTGGCTGCTCGACGAAACCACCACCGCCCGGCTGATCAACGACGTGCCGCGCCGCTATCGCATCGGCGTCGACGAGGTGCTGCTGGCCAGCCTTGTCCGCACCCTGGGCGATGCCCACGGGCTGGCAGCCGGCACCCGGCTGCTGATCGGCCTGGAAGGCCACGGCCGGGAAGACGTGATCGATGGCGTGGATCTGAGCCGCACGGTGGGCTGGTTCACCACCCGCTTCACCATCGCGCCGGCCGTGGCCGGACCGCCCGAGGCGCTGCTGTCGGGCGTGAAGGCAAGCCTGCGGGCAGTGCCGCAGAAGGGGCTGCATCCGGGGCTGCTGCGGTTGTCGGATGATCCGGAAATCGCCGCCGCGGCGCGCGCACTGCCTGAGGCGGCGGTGGGCTTCAACTATCTGGGGCGGTTCGATGAGGCCGGATCAGGTGACATGTCCGGCGCTGCCGCCAGCCGGTTCAGCTTCACGCGCGAAGCGGCGGGCCGGGCGGTGGTATCGACCAGCGGCATGGCCCATGGGCTGGAGCTGAACGCGATGGTGGCCGGCGGCCGGCTGTCGGTCAGCTGGCGTCATGACACCGGTGTGCTCGACCGGGCGGATGTCGCGGCGCTGGCGGCGGCCTTCGGGCGGCATCTGACCGCGCTGATCGACCATTGCCTGACCCATGATCCCAAGGCGACGCCTCAGGATTTCGATATCGACATCGACCAGGACGCGCTCGACGACCTGCTCGCGGAGATCGACGGATGA